From the Octadecabacter antarcticus 307 genome, one window contains:
- a CDS encoding ABC transporter permease, translating to MMLLESNVQRTLTARQMAMYRFSRNPAALVGAVIVFSVFIAAIFAPLLAPHPDSAGSFVDFRNRHMAPSWDHFMGTDNVGRDVLSRVLYGYRVSLGLVIGVLGVAVPFGVVLGLMAGYFGGWVETIIMRFTDIMLALPPLAMALAITAVLSPNLVNAMIAITLLWWTWHTRLIYRIVKAQMNEDYVEAAKIAGASHFHILFRELLPNCISAIAVKISLDAGFVILFGASLSFLGLGIQPPTPDLGTMVATGAEYMPEMWWQAVMPGFAILYAILGFNLLGDGLRDMLDVEL from the coding sequence ATGATGCTACTTGAATCAAACGTCCAACGCACCCTAACAGCGCGACAAATGGCGATGTATCGGTTCAGCCGCAATCCGGCCGCTTTAGTAGGTGCCGTAATTGTCTTCAGCGTATTCATTGCTGCCATTTTTGCACCTCTGCTTGCACCGCATCCTGACAGCGCAGGATCATTTGTAGATTTTCGAAACCGTCACATGGCGCCATCGTGGGATCATTTCATGGGCACTGATAATGTTGGGCGGGATGTGCTTAGTCGAGTGCTTTATGGATACCGAGTGTCGCTGGGCCTCGTCATAGGAGTTCTCGGTGTTGCGGTCCCGTTCGGCGTCGTGCTTGGATTGATGGCCGGCTACTTTGGGGGCTGGGTCGAGACAATCATTATGCGGTTTACCGATATAATGCTGGCCTTGCCTCCACTTGCTATGGCGCTGGCTATCACTGCGGTGCTCTCACCGAACCTTGTCAATGCGATGATCGCGATCACGCTACTTTGGTGGACGTGGCACACTCGGCTGATCTACCGTATCGTAAAGGCGCAGATGAACGAGGACTACGTCGAAGCGGCAAAGATTGCTGGCGCCTCGCATTTTCACATTCTATTTCGGGAACTTTTGCCGAACTGTATTTCGGCGATTGCGGTGAAAATCTCTCTCGATGCGGGCTTTGTGATCCTGTTTGGGGCGTCGCTTTCGTTCCTTGGGCTCGGCATCCAACCCCCTACGCCAGACCTTGGAACAATGGTCGCAACAGGTGCTGAATATATGCCGGAGATGTGGTGGCAGGCCGTGATGCCGGGATTTGCAATCTTGTATGCAATACTTGGCTTCAACCTGCTCGGCGACGGGTTGCGTGACATGCTGGATGTCGAATTATGA
- a CDS encoding dipeptide ABC transporter ATP-binding protein has product MIKPPLLEIDNLTIGFQAYGQYRRVLHNVSLTVGVGERVSLIGQSGSGKTVTMRTIIGTLPMPPGVVEAGAIRYDGRSLLDLNRIERNKLKGTGISIVLQDPMLSFNPVLTIGRQMDDIVRYADARLGKRRTAVKRRDHIVETLGKVQLSEGARILDSYPIMLSGGMRQRVLIGMALLNKPRLLIADEPGTALDVTTQDEILDLLNHLVAKEGLSLLLITHNLGVVREMADRVYVMDQGRIVETGSRDAIFSAPKHDYTKRLMAAVPPLYGPGVVTMTNERKGSDAAISIEAVSKDFLVSKGFFNQTKTAHRAVDNITINVQPGDIFGLAGESGSGKTTLAKMTLGLIDPTAGRIFVNGQDVARIGRTSEFRKLIQIVYQNPGSSLNPRRTITDQIAVPLKFTGHKANRIKSRVCELLEMVDLPADMANMYPHELSGGQKQRVAIARALSVNPSILVLDEPTSALDVLVQSTVIELLHRLRIEFDLTYLFISHDLSLMRNFCNRVGVMLRGQIVEEGSVEQVFSSPNHAYTRALLSAIPVTTDAADALKPRVSKEERAAVLNPSTAIGG; this is encoded by the coding sequence ATGATTAAGCCCCCCCTCCTTGAAATCGACAATCTGACAATTGGTTTTCAGGCTTATGGTCAGTATCGCAGGGTGTTGCATAATGTATCTTTGACAGTCGGAGTTGGTGAGCGTGTGTCGCTGATCGGGCAGTCGGGTTCCGGCAAGACAGTAACCATGCGAACGATCATTGGCACGCTCCCGATGCCACCTGGCGTCGTTGAGGCCGGAGCAATTCGGTATGATGGTCGCTCGCTGTTAGACCTGAATAGGATAGAACGTAATAAGCTCAAGGGAACTGGGATCTCGATTGTCCTGCAAGACCCTATGCTTTCGTTCAACCCGGTGCTGACAATTGGACGTCAAATGGATGACATCGTGCGCTATGCTGACGCCCGACTTGGTAAGCGTCGCACCGCCGTAAAAAGACGCGACCATATCGTCGAAACACTTGGCAAAGTGCAACTCTCAGAAGGGGCGCGTATTCTCGATAGCTATCCGATCATGCTGTCGGGGGGAATGCGCCAGCGCGTGCTTATCGGCATGGCCCTGCTGAATAAGCCGCGTTTGTTGATTGCGGACGAGCCGGGAACGGCGCTGGATGTGACGACACAGGACGAAATTCTGGACCTGCTGAACCATCTAGTTGCAAAGGAAGGGCTGTCGCTGCTGCTGATTACGCACAATTTGGGGGTAGTGCGTGAAATGGCGGACCGCGTATATGTGATGGACCAAGGCCGTATCGTTGAAACAGGCTCCCGCGATGCGATTTTTAGTGCCCCGAAACACGATTATACCAAGCGCCTGATGGCAGCCGTCCCGCCGCTTTACGGGCCTGGTGTCGTGACGATGACCAACGAGCGCAAAGGCTCCGACGCTGCAATTTCGATTGAGGCCGTCTCGAAGGATTTCCTCGTGAGCAAAGGATTTTTCAATCAAACTAAAACAGCTCATCGAGCAGTCGATAACATCACGATTAACGTGCAGCCAGGCGATATCTTTGGTCTCGCGGGCGAAAGTGGATCGGGCAAGACGACGCTGGCCAAGATGACCCTTGGTCTGATCGATCCAACTGCAGGGCGTATATTCGTTAATGGGCAGGACGTGGCGCGGATCGGCAGAACATCCGAGTTTCGCAAGCTTATCCAGATTGTGTATCAGAACCCCGGATCGTCGCTGAACCCGCGTCGCACAATCACTGATCAGATCGCCGTGCCGCTGAAATTCACCGGTCACAAGGCAAATAGGATCAAAAGCCGTGTATGCGAGTTGCTGGAAATGGTCGATCTACCAGCTGACATGGCGAATATGTATCCGCACGAATTATCTGGCGGCCAAAAACAGCGCGTCGCCATAGCTCGTGCGCTTTCGGTCAATCCGAGCATTCTAGTGTTAGACGAGCCAACTTCGGCGCTTGATGTCTTGGTCCAATCTACCGTGATTGAGCTGCTGCACCGTCTGCGCATCGAATTTGACCTCACTTATCTGTTCATCAGCCATGACCTCTCGCTAATGCGAAATTTCTGTAATCGCGTTGGCGTTATGCTGCGTGGTCAGATCGTGGAGGAAGGGTCTGTAGAACAGGTGTTCAGCAGCCCGAACCACGCCTATACACGTGCGCTTTTATCCGCGATTCCAGTCACAACCGATGCTGCGGATGCGCTTAAACCCAGAGTTAGCAAAGAAGAGCGTGCGGCGGTGCTCAATCCGTCGACCGCAATTGGAGGATAG
- a CDS encoding hydantoinase/oxoprolinase N-terminal domain-containing protein yields MIRIGVDVGGTNTDAVVMDGDKILAGVKSPTTEDVMGGVADSITKVLDQSGVPAGRVSAVMIGTTHFVNAVVERQHMVRTAAVRLCLPAAQCLPPMVDWPDDMREAVGGQYWMAKGGHEFDGREISPLDMTELDDIAAEIGAAGINTIAISSIFSPVSDTMERRAMERLKERLPDANFTLSSEIGRLGILERENAAIMNASLRALSRKTVEAFTTALQLVGLTCPYYITQNDGTLMNRDFVQAYPVLTFASGPTNSMRGASFLSGESDAIVVDIGGTTTDVGALVKGFPRQASTTVDVGGVRTNFRMPDVYSIALGGGTIVAAGGDAITVGPRSVGYRILQEALVFGGKTLTATDVVAGLGLADVGDAALVGVVDDDRLQKAKEKIDEMVSNAVERMRVSPDPIPILAVGGGSILMPDIMSGLKVIRPNHYSVANAVGAAIGQISGEVDRIFSLASISREAALAEARKEATGKAIAAGANPDSIELLDQEDVPLAYLPGDATRIRLKVVGSLNG; encoded by the coding sequence ATGATACGAATTGGCGTTGATGTCGGCGGCACAAATACCGACGCGGTGGTGATGGACGGAGATAAGATCTTGGCGGGAGTTAAGTCACCCACAACGGAAGACGTTATGGGTGGCGTAGCCGACAGTATCACAAAGGTGCTCGATCAATCGGGTGTGCCTGCAGGCCGCGTATCAGCAGTGATGATCGGCACCACCCATTTTGTAAATGCGGTGGTCGAGCGTCAGCATATGGTGCGGACGGCGGCGGTGCGTTTGTGCCTTCCGGCTGCTCAATGCCTTCCTCCTATGGTTGATTGGCCGGATGACATGCGCGAAGCTGTTGGTGGCCAATATTGGATGGCCAAGGGTGGACACGAATTTGACGGACGCGAGATCAGTCCACTTGATATGACAGAACTGGATGATATTGCCGCTGAAATTGGTGCCGCTGGTATCAATACAATTGCAATATCGTCCATCTTTTCGCCAGTCAGCGACACAATGGAACGCCGCGCCATGGAGCGGTTGAAGGAACGTTTACCAGACGCAAATTTTACACTTTCATCCGAGATTGGGCGACTGGGTATTCTTGAGCGTGAAAACGCGGCGATCATGAATGCCTCATTGCGAGCGTTATCGCGCAAAACTGTCGAGGCCTTTACCACTGCATTGCAACTCGTTGGTCTGACCTGTCCGTATTACATAACGCAGAACGATGGCACGCTGATGAACCGAGATTTCGTGCAGGCCTATCCGGTGCTTACATTTGCCAGCGGACCGACCAACTCTATGCGAGGCGCGTCTTTCTTATCTGGAGAATCAGATGCGATTGTTGTGGATATTGGTGGGACTACCACGGATGTTGGGGCCTTGGTTAAGGGGTTTCCGCGTCAGGCCAGCACGACAGTCGATGTCGGCGGTGTGCGCACGAACTTTCGGATGCCTGATGTTTACTCAATAGCCCTTGGTGGTGGAACAATTGTCGCTGCCGGAGGCGATGCGATAACGGTCGGACCGCGGTCCGTAGGTTATCGCATCTTGCAGGAGGCGCTTGTATTCGGCGGTAAAACCTTAACCGCGACGGATGTGGTCGCGGGTCTTGGGTTGGCGGATGTCGGGGATGCCGCCTTGGTTGGTGTCGTCGACGATGATCGACTGCAGAAAGCCAAAGAGAAGATCGATGAAATGGTGTCGAACGCCGTGGAACGGATGCGAGTTTCACCGGATCCCATCCCTATATTAGCAGTGGGCGGTGGGTCGATCCTAATGCCTGACATTATGAGTGGCCTGAAAGTCATTCGTCCCAATCACTATTCGGTGGCGAATGCGGTTGGCGCGGCGATCGGGCAGATTTCTGGCGAAGTTGACCGGATTTTCTCGCTCGCTTCCATAAGCCGCGAGGCTGCACTGGCAGAAGCCCGCAAGGAAGCTACTGGTAAAGCTATTGCCGCAGGTGCGAACCCTGACAGTATTGAATTACTGGATCAAGAAGATGTGCCGCTTGCCTATTTGCCCGGTGATGCAACACGCATCCGCCTCAAAGTCGTGGGGTCTTTGAATGGCTGA
- a CDS encoding DUF917 domain-containing protein, with the protein MADTMREVTLDDLDALEVGAAILGTGGGGNPYIGKLRVREELRKGRKIPVIPLDELPDNALVVSLGGIGAPVVGVEKIEEGEECLRALRAVEQEVGRKVDALISAEIGGANAMEPMLTAAQAGLPIVDGDGMGRAFPEMQMITWSIYGQRSAPAAMADEKGNVVVFRETQSDKWLEDLARATVVAMGAAAGLAQAPMRGEFVKRAAIPNTVTQARNLGRAVLDANREHRDPVQAVIDHEGGRLLMTAKISDLQRHLKGGFAVGHLSLDGYGNFQGDTGRINLQNEFLIFVRNDTVEVCVPDLIVVLDADTGHPITTEMLRYGQRIAVLGLPCHGLLRTPEALAVVGPAAFGYPDVTFVPMQSRGGIR; encoded by the coding sequence ATGGCTGATACTATGCGTGAAGTCACACTCGACGATCTCGATGCGCTCGAAGTGGGGGCCGCAATTCTTGGCACCGGTGGTGGGGGAAATCCTTATATCGGAAAGCTGCGTGTGCGTGAAGAACTGCGCAAAGGTCGCAAGATTCCCGTGATCCCACTGGATGAGTTGCCTGATAATGCCCTTGTTGTGTCGTTGGGAGGCATTGGCGCACCGGTTGTCGGTGTCGAGAAAATCGAAGAAGGCGAAGAATGTCTACGCGCGCTGCGTGCCGTGGAGCAAGAAGTTGGGCGTAAAGTTGATGCGCTGATCTCAGCAGAAATCGGGGGTGCCAACGCGATGGAACCTATGTTGACGGCGGCGCAAGCTGGTCTTCCAATCGTTGATGGTGACGGTATGGGCCGCGCCTTTCCCGAAATGCAGATGATTACTTGGTCAATCTATGGGCAGCGTTCAGCACCGGCTGCTATGGCAGATGAAAAGGGAAATGTCGTCGTTTTTCGTGAAACGCAGAGTGACAAATGGCTGGAAGATCTTGCACGAGCGACCGTCGTGGCAATGGGTGCGGCTGCTGGTCTGGCACAGGCCCCAATGCGTGGTGAATTTGTTAAACGTGCAGCGATCCCAAACACCGTCACGCAAGCTCGCAATCTTGGACGTGCGGTGCTTGATGCCAATCGCGAACACCGCGATCCAGTTCAAGCAGTCATCGATCACGAGGGTGGAAGGCTTCTAATGACTGCCAAGATTTCCGATCTTCAACGCCACCTGAAAGGCGGTTTTGCTGTGGGGCATCTGTCTTTGGACGGCTATGGCAATTTCCAAGGAGATACTGGGCGGATCAACCTCCAGAACGAATTTCTTATTTTTGTGCGCAACGACACCGTTGAGGTCTGTGTTCCTGATCTGATTGTTGTGCTTGATGCAGACACTGGTCACCCGATTACGACTGAAATGCTACGCTATGGCCAGCGGATTGCTGTGCTGGGTCTGCCTTGTCACGGCCTCCTTCGGACACCTGAGGCGCTAGCGGTCGTAGGACCTGCAGCATTTGGCTACCCCGACGTGACCTTCGTGCCAATGCAAAGTCGAGGAGGCATACGATGA